In one window of Methanolobus mangrovi DNA:
- the ftsZ gene encoding cell division protein FtsZ: MQSIVQEALKHTEKEKEYRQSIAVNDQFSDILGQPRIMIVGCGGAGNNTINRLYNMGIEGAETVAINTDKQHLDLIRADKKILVGKTLTRGLGAGGYPEIGAKAAELARGTLEEIFKNADLVFVTAGMGGGTGTGVAPVVAEIAKEQGAIVVGMVSSPFRVERARAVKAEEGLEDFRRAADTVIVLDNNRLLEYVPNLPIDQAFSVMDQIISETVKGITETITQPSLINIDYADIRAIMSCGGVAVMLVGESKNQDKSDDVVRAALNHPLLDVDYRGATGSLVHITGGPDLSLKEAEEIAASLTYELSPSANVIWGARISNEYEGKVRVMAIMTGVQSAQILGHPQCNIVRESTPVSNRVAEAPRSYRRAGTSVNRVSRPVVEPMHTSTNGGSIIDIIH, translated from the coding sequence GTGCAGTCAATAGTTCAGGAAGCATTAAAACACACAGAGAAAGAGAAAGAATACCGCCAGTCGATCGCAGTTAACGACCAGTTCAGTGACATCCTTGGCCAGCCCAGGATTATGATCGTTGGATGCGGCGGTGCAGGTAATAACACTATTAACAGACTTTACAATATGGGTATCGAAGGTGCCGAAACAGTGGCAATCAACACTGACAAACAGCATCTCGACCTTATCCGTGCAGACAAGAAGATCCTTGTGGGAAAAACACTCACCCGTGGTCTTGGTGCCGGTGGTTATCCGGAAATTGGTGCCAAGGCAGCAGAACTTGCACGCGGCACCCTTGAAGAGATCTTCAAGAATGCAGATCTTGTTTTCGTCACAGCTGGTATGGGAGGAGGAACCGGTACTGGTGTAGCTCCTGTAGTTGCTGAGATCGCAAAAGAACAGGGCGCAATTGTTGTAGGTATGGTATCCAGTCCTTTCAGAGTTGAAAGGGCAAGAGCTGTAAAGGCAGAAGAAGGTCTTGAAGACTTCCGCCGCGCTGCAGACACAGTTATCGTACTTGATAACAACAGGCTCCTTGAGTATGTGCCAAACCTTCCAATAGACCAAGCATTCTCAGTTATGGACCAGATCATCTCCGAGACTGTAAAAGGTATCACAGAGACCATCACCCAGCCTTCACTTATCAACATCGACTATGCTGACATCAGAGCTATCATGAGCTGTGGCGGCGTTGCTGTAATGCTTGTTGGTGAGAGCAAGAATCAGGACAAGAGTGACGATGTAGTCCGTGCAGCACTCAACCACCCACTTCTCGATGTAGATTACAGAGGCGCAACAGGCAGTCTTGTACACATCACAGGAGGACCTGACCTCAGTCTCAAGGAAGCTGAAGAGATCGCTGCTTCACTTACATATGAGCTGTCACCCAGTGCAAATGTCATATGGGGTGCACGTATCAGTAATGAGTACGAAGGCAAGGTTCGTGTAATGGCTATCATGACTGGTGTTCAGTCAGCACAGATACTTGGTCACCCACAGTGCAATATTGTCCGTGAGAGTACACCTGTTTCAAACAGGGTCGCTGAAGCACCACGTTCATACAGGCGTGCAGGTACATCCGTTAACAGGGTAAGCCGTCCTGTTGTGGAGCCAATGCACACCAGCACAAATGGTGGTTCAATAATAGACATTATCCACTGA
- a CDS encoding site-2 protease family protein translates to MDGTNIAFTLFLLYWMAVIVLERKGTLKKYNISTYGPVLMIRTTHGLKLLDKLAIPKKAWRIYADIGIRLMFIGMIAMFLVIILSDIAMIASIGNNSMPEPSKFNEARNIFLIPGVNEFIPLTWGIIALVVTLIVHEFSHAILCRVEDIRVKSMGILLAVVPIGGFAEPDEEELFGKQEEEYNEADDPYGDRRLGIFIGEDEEKKVASKVVKNNDKVASRKQRARILAAGVMANFVVALLAFGLLFGPVLGSLSPLGDTMIVGVQEESPAYAAGLRENMVITQLDDTPISNVNEMLEYLDGLETETQVTVHAASDREISSYEAKVINTDIEPAGILIQSIVDDSPASAAGLEAGMNILYIDELPIRSYTDFRNIMNNSEPGQEVIVELGTEDVEGTTKYNVTLAEHPDVENKGFLGVVTSVDGQIETSLGITVGEFPATAYLDLFKSIPQMLTGVTGWIILLGLPIIGFAGEGFPGFSGTLAQFYEPVGWAEPFGIGVFWLANALLWIGWLNFYVGLFNCLPAVPLDGGHVFRDYMNAFLFRITGNEEKAEHISALIAATFAMLILLSFLFMIFGPYIVHGF, encoded by the coding sequence TTGGACGGAACAAACATTGCATTTACACTATTTTTACTTTACTGGATGGCAGTAATAGTGCTTGAAAGGAAAGGAACATTGAAAAAGTATAATATTAGTACCTATGGACCTGTCCTGATGATAAGGACAACACATGGACTGAAACTTCTGGACAAGCTTGCAATTCCAAAGAAAGCATGGAGAATCTATGCAGACATAGGCATCAGGCTGATGTTCATTGGAATGATAGCAATGTTTCTTGTTATCATATTGTCCGACATTGCAATGATAGCTTCCATCGGAAATAATTCAATGCCGGAACCAAGTAAATTCAACGAGGCAAGGAATATTTTCCTCATACCCGGAGTCAATGAGTTCATACCACTGACCTGGGGCATAATCGCACTTGTTGTTACCCTTATAGTTCATGAGTTCTCACACGCCATACTCTGCCGCGTTGAGGACATCAGAGTGAAATCCATGGGAATACTGCTTGCAGTGGTTCCAATCGGAGGTTTTGCCGAACCTGATGAAGAGGAACTTTTTGGTAAACAGGAAGAAGAATATAATGAGGCAGATGATCCATATGGTGATCGTAGGCTTGGAATATTCATAGGTGAGGATGAAGAGAAGAAAGTTGCCAGCAAAGTCGTCAAAAATAATGATAAAGTTGCAAGCCGTAAACAAAGAGCGCGTATCCTTGCAGCAGGAGTAATGGCAAACTTTGTTGTGGCACTTCTGGCCTTCGGTCTTCTGTTCGGTCCGGTACTTGGATCACTTTCCCCACTTGGCGACACCATGATAGTTGGTGTACAGGAAGAAAGTCCTGCCTATGCAGCAGGTCTGCGGGAAAACATGGTCATCACACAGCTAGATGATACTCCAATAAGCAATGTCAATGAGATGTTGGAATATCTTGACGGACTTGAAACCGAAACACAGGTTACAGTTCATGCGGCATCCGACAGGGAAATATCCAGCTATGAAGCAAAGGTCATCAACACAGACATTGAACCTGCAGGTATACTTATACAGAGCATAGTTGACGATTCACCGGCATCAGCAGCAGGACTTGAAGCAGGTATGAACATCCTGTACATAGATGAACTCCCGATACGTTCATACACGGATTTCAGGAACATAATGAATAACAGTGAACCCGGGCAGGAAGTGATCGTTGAACTTGGAACAGAAGATGTTGAAGGTACGACAAAATACAATGTTACCCTTGCAGAACACCCTGATGTTGAGAACAAAGGCTTTTTGGGTGTCGTTACAAGCGTGGACGGGCAGATAGAAACTTCCCTTGGGATCACTGTCGGAGAGTTCCCCGCAACTGCTTACCTTGACCTCTTTAAGAGCATACCACAGATGCTTACAGGCGTAACAGGCTGGATAATACTTCTCGGACTGCCGATCATCGGTTTTGCAGGAGAAGGATTCCCAGGTTTCAGTGGAACCCTGGCACAGTTCTACGAACCTGTAGGATGGGCAGAACCTTTCGGAATTGGTGTGTTCTGGCTTGCAAACGCCCTTCTGTGGATAGGATGGCTGAATTTCTATGTAGGTCTTTTCAACTGCCTGCCTGCTGTACCCCTTGATGGAGGACATGTATTCAGAGATTACATGAATGCATTCTTATTCAGGATAACAGGCAATGAAGAAAAGGCAGAGCATATATCCGCACTAATAGCCGCTACCTTTGCAATGCTGATACTTCTGTCATTCCTGTTCATGATATTCGGACCGTATATCGTACATGGTTTCTGA
- a CDS encoding potassium channel family protein, producing MIKRHLWHMTLLRSVTGALAIILFYMLLFIRIMIHEGQTAHANLYDAFYWVITTLTTVGYGDITVTSPLGKIFSVFVQLSGIPLVFGILFTLIIIPWMEKMIHSNIPTKAQKNLKDHIIICGYNRLIETLIEELNGNNVPYILIEEDPELVKDLLKRNIHAIFGAVHEEETLKYANIRDAHFLIANRSDEMNANIVLTARNISDLNIIAMVEDRSNKKYLKYAGATSVVSPKEMFGRFIGRKAADPFVNRLTGATEFFEGVSIVELPIYPKSPLVGKTMKNAAIREKTGANVVGMWKGGSLTFIIRSDEVIKDNSVLLAIGSSEQLSRLKKLTQYME from the coding sequence ATGATAAAAAGACATCTCTGGCATATGACCTTGCTAAGATCAGTCACCGGAGCTCTTGCCATCATATTGTTCTACATGCTTCTTTTCATAAGGATAATGATCCATGAAGGTCAGACCGCGCATGCAAACCTTTACGATGCTTTTTACTGGGTGATCACCACCCTTACAACAGTAGGATACGGAGACATCACCGTAACCTCCCCGCTGGGAAAAATATTCTCAGTCTTTGTACAGTTATCAGGGATCCCTCTTGTTTTTGGAATACTTTTCACCCTGATAATCATACCCTGGATGGAAAAGATGATCCATTCGAACATACCCACCAAAGCTCAGAAAAACCTCAAGGACCATATCATAATCTGCGGCTATAACAGGCTCATAGAAACACTTATCGAGGAACTGAATGGGAATAATGTTCCCTATATCCTGATAGAAGAGGACCCTGAACTTGTAAAGGATCTGCTTAAAAGAAATATACATGCCATATTTGGTGCTGTACACGAAGAAGAGACTCTGAAATATGCAAATATCAGAGATGCACATTTCCTGATCGCAAACCGTTCAGATGAAATGAACGCAAATATCGTACTGACAGCCCGTAATATCAGCGATCTTAATATAATAGCCATGGTTGAAGACAGGTCAAATAAGAAATACCTGAAATATGCCGGTGCCACCAGTGTTGTTTCCCCAAAGGAGATGTTTGGAAGGTTCATCGGAAGAAAAGCAGCTGATCCTTTTGTAAACAGGCTGACAGGAGCCACCGAGTTCTTTGAAGGCGTTAGCATCGTGGAATTGCCCATATACCCGAAAAGTCCTCTGGTAGGAAAAACAATGAAAAATGCAGCCATCAGGGAAAAGACCGGCGCCAATGTTGTGGGTATGTGGAAAGGAGGAAGCCTTACCTTCATTATCAGATCGGATGAAGTGATAAAGGACAATTCTGTTCTGCTGGCAATAGGTTCAAGTGAGCAATTATCCCGTCTGAAGAAACTGACACAATATATGGAGTGA
- a CDS encoding potassium channel family protein, translating to MGNVSDKGYLVVLGCGDVGRRVVETLKYANIMFTVVDSNVHNFENADYNYVVGNATEEEILIQAGIPDASTVIVSLNEDTDVMFATLITRGLNPKSTIIARANSYKSIDKIYKAGADYVAALPIVAGQMLAKMTSRCLFDIECKKMDEDIMLYEGIDIEKHTVTDDKELANKTVLDIDLRNKVGCTIIGIERDEKIITDILPSTVILKGDIVAVVGGKEEIKMFKDKYVKVK from the coding sequence ATGGGAAATGTAAGTGACAAAGGATATCTGGTCGTACTCGGATGCGGAGATGTTGGCAGGCGCGTAGTGGAAACTCTCAAGTATGCCAATATCATGTTCACAGTTGTGGATTCTAATGTTCACAATTTCGAAAATGCAGATTACAACTATGTTGTGGGCAATGCAACAGAAGAAGAGATCCTTATACAGGCAGGCATCCCGGATGCTTCCACGGTGATCGTATCCCTGAATGAAGATACCGATGTCATGTTTGCTACACTTATAACCAGGGGATTAAATCCAAAGTCTACCATTATAGCACGGGCAAATTCCTACAAATCAATTGACAAGATCTACAAGGCCGGTGCTGATTATGTTGCAGCACTGCCAATAGTCGCTGGCCAGATGCTTGCAAAAATGACATCTCGTTGCCTTTTTGATATTGAATGTAAGAAAATGGATGAAGATATCATGCTGTATGAAGGTATAGATATCGAGAAACATACAGTTACAGATGATAAAGAGCTTGCAAATAAAACTGTCTTGGACATTGACCTGAGAAATAAAGTAGGATGCACAATAATCGGAATTGAAAGAGATGAAAAAATAATCACAGACATACTGCCATCTACAGTAATATTGAAAGGAGATATTGTTGCGGTAGTAGGCGGAAAAGAAGAAATTAAGATGTTCAAGGATAAGTATGTCAAGGTCAAGTGA
- a CDS encoding sulfite exporter TauE/SafE family protein, translating into MEIIILALIVFCTSALFSMIGLGGAIFYVPFFYWLSGDFISSVTIALLLNTITSGSAAITYVRKQMVEFKITIPFIIASMTGAQIGAYFTKIVPVSLLLLVFSLLMLFVGEEMIFSRAQVMYREKHIDGNKRYLLIVICGFLIGTVSGMLGIGGGTFIVPLLLILGFNIKRAAASSGFIVLFTSLSAFTAHVSSWEPDLHMVAAVVVASFLGAQLGSHLMHERIKAETLQKMFGTILLIMALRMLSGLL; encoded by the coding sequence ATGGAAATAATAATTCTTGCTCTCATCGTATTCTGTACATCTGCCCTTTTCTCAATGATCGGGCTGGGTGGAGCCATATTCTATGTACCTTTCTTTTACTGGCTCAGTGGAGATTTTATTTCTTCAGTCACCATTGCACTGCTTCTGAACACTATCACCTCAGGATCAGCAGCCATCACTTATGTGAGAAAACAGATGGTTGAGTTTAAAATAACAATACCATTCATAATTGCTTCAATGACAGGAGCACAGATTGGAGCATATTTTACGAAGATAGTACCTGTAAGTCTACTTCTATTAGTATTCTCGCTGCTCATGCTCTTTGTCGGTGAAGAGATGATATTTTCCAGGGCACAGGTCATGTACAGGGAAAAGCATATCGATGGAAATAAAAGATATTTACTGATAGTCATCTGCGGATTTCTGATAGGAACCGTATCAGGTATGCTTGGAATTGGCGGTGGCACATTTATTGTTCCTTTGTTACTGATACTCGGGTTCAATATCAAAAGAGCTGCAGCCAGTTCAGGATTTATAGTACTGTTCACGTCCCTTTCTGCATTCACGGCACACGTATCTTCATGGGAGCCTGATCTGCACATGGTAGCTGCGGTTGTAGTGGCATCGTTTTTGGGAGCACAGCTGGGTTCTCACCTGATGCACGAAAGGATAAAGGCAGAAACGCTCCAGAAGATGTTTGGAACCATACTCCTGATAATGGCACTCAGAATGCTATCGGGACTCTTATGA
- a CDS encoding metal-dependent hydrolase, translating to MPYPAFHLSFFIFCISLVGVFAIAGSGFRREIGFKDVKHLSLLLFVGSVGSVFPDVPAVWNYLLYGNLQHTSIGTVPTHSLFFGLVAFILALALGYIIYRNISKASSLGIFAEAAFLSHLLLDDIADGGLTYLYPAYNEPLSIFVFMNVQLSGVNFFYYNFACFLSVFFIFCVMFMALLALKDLGFGFRYEPIE from the coding sequence ATGCCATATCCAGCCTTTCACCTGAGCTTCTTCATATTCTGCATTTCTCTTGTTGGAGTCTTTGCAATTGCAGGAAGCGGTTTTCGCAGGGAGATTGGTTTTAAGGATGTGAAACATTTGAGTCTGCTCTTGTTTGTAGGAAGTGTAGGTTCGGTGTTCCCGGATGTGCCTGCAGTGTGGAACTATTTATTATACGGAAACCTCCAGCACACAAGCATCGGCACGGTTCCGACACATTCATTGTTCTTTGGCCTGGTGGCATTCATACTAGCATTGGCACTGGGATACATAATATACAGGAATATCTCAAAGGCATCATCCTTAGGGATCTTTGCAGAAGCTGCTTTTCTTTCCCACCTTTTGCTGGATGACATTGCCGATGGTGGCCTTACTTACCTGTATCCGGCGTACAATGAACCATTGAGCATTTTTGTTTTTATGAACGTTCAACTTTCCGGAGTGAACTTTTTCTACTATAACTTCGCTTGTTTTTTATCAGTGTTCTTCATCTTCTGCGTGATGTTCATGGCACTGCTTGCACTGAAGGACCTGGGATTCGGGTTTCGGTATGAACCTATCGAGTGA